In Legionella spiritensis, the following proteins share a genomic window:
- a CDS encoding Crp/Fnr family transcriptional regulator yields MNAIDALKKSSTFSNLNDRILWHIAALGNEQFFAKDDILMREGQLGEFCYILISGQVEVFRTFNNDEKFIIAQLQPGEIIGELAIIDELPRSASVVALEPTNTLAISAWDFKAQMQAYPEIALQLLPVLAQRLRQTQDKLFQMQLP; encoded by the coding sequence GTGAATGCGATAGATGCTTTAAAAAAATCCTCTACTTTTTCCAATCTCAACGATCGTATTTTATGGCATATCGCAGCCCTTGGTAATGAGCAATTTTTTGCCAAAGATGACATTCTAATGCGAGAAGGTCAACTGGGAGAATTCTGTTATATACTCATTTCAGGCCAGGTTGAAGTATTTCGTACCTTTAATAATGATGAAAAATTTATCATCGCTCAACTGCAGCCCGGAGAAATCATCGGAGAACTGGCTATTATTGACGAACTACCTCGCTCTGCCAGTGTAGTCGCTCTCGAACCAACCAATACGCTTGCAATCTCCGCATGGGACTTTAAAGCCCAGATGCAGGCATATCCTGAAATTGCCCTTCAACTACTCCCTGTGCTTGCCCAACGTCTGCGGCAAACCCAGGATAAACTTTTTCAGATGCAGCTGCCATGA
- a CDS encoding NHLP bacteriocin system secretion protein: MKNNKEEPVKFRKKALEHLNKPTSMDDTLQVITLKNWLLLLVLVLIICGCITWLFLGTLFIKTSGKGVLMSVVGDIETVQAAENSGFIEKIVVYTGQTIKKNTVLATIKSDLETQLEIQGNYLKKLKYEQNILSERAEFMVKDLREKQEEQIEKIHASLRAAKEKLKQLAVLTKLKENAMKKGIIDLPNVTETRIEYFKLLQEINSHEAELISMKSNLVELQDKWQERQKELALIIYKEEHNYQLIKRRWLHTNLIKSPLAGTIAEIRVKAGDYIQPGQPILTIIPADQNLYALIFVPAGKGKLIKPGMKVQIAPTMVNKFEFGTIKGRVETVSSLPVTPQMMMTLLKNKQIVNTFLPSEPQLAVKVSLQKNSGSHSGYQWTTSQGPPLQLTQGTLVDAMFNVEEKKPIDILINLTNRVINKGTSK, translated from the coding sequence ATGAAAAATAATAAAGAAGAACCTGTTAAATTCCGAAAAAAGGCGCTCGAACATCTGAATAAACCGACTTCCATGGACGATACTCTTCAAGTTATCACCTTGAAAAATTGGCTGTTACTACTTGTGTTGGTTTTGATAATTTGTGGATGTATAACCTGGCTATTTTTGGGAACGCTTTTTATAAAAACATCCGGGAAAGGCGTTCTCATGAGTGTGGTTGGCGATATTGAAACAGTTCAAGCCGCTGAAAACTCCGGGTTTATCGAAAAAATCGTCGTATATACCGGGCAAACTATAAAGAAGAACACCGTTCTAGCAACTATAAAAAGCGACTTGGAAACTCAATTGGAAATACAAGGAAACTATTTAAAAAAATTAAAATATGAACAAAATATTTTATCGGAGCGCGCCGAATTTATGGTAAAAGATTTGCGAGAAAAACAAGAAGAACAAATCGAAAAAATTCATGCTAGCCTGCGAGCAGCAAAAGAAAAGCTGAAACAGCTTGCTGTTTTAACAAAGCTAAAAGAAAATGCCATGAAAAAAGGAATTATTGATCTGCCAAATGTGACGGAAACTCGCATAGAATATTTTAAGTTGTTGCAAGAAATCAACTCCCATGAAGCAGAGTTAATTTCAATGAAAAGCAATCTGGTGGAGCTGCAGGATAAATGGCAGGAGCGACAAAAAGAACTGGCTCTTATTATTTACAAGGAAGAACATAACTATCAATTAATAAAAAGACGATGGCTACATACCAATCTGATTAAAAGCCCGCTTGCAGGCACCATCGCCGAAATACGTGTAAAAGCGGGTGATTATATTCAACCAGGGCAACCGATACTGACCATCATTCCCGCAGATCAAAATTTGTACGCACTCATTTTCGTACCCGCCGGCAAAGGGAAACTCATCAAGCCTGGTATGAAGGTACAAATAGCGCCGACCATGGTGAACAAATTTGAATTCGGCACTATTAAAGGACGCGTCGAAACGGTTTCATCTCTACCGGTTACCCCCCAAATGATGATGACACTACTTAAAAACAAGCAAATAGTTAATACGTTTCTGCCATCGGAACCTCAATTAGCAGTCAAGGTTTCATTGCAAAAAAACTCAGGATCGCACAGCGGTTACCAATGGACTACGTCCCAGGGGCCGCCTTTGCAGCTAACGCAAGGCACACTGGTAGACGCCATGTTTAATGTGGAAGAAAAAAAACCAATTGACATTCTTATCAATCTAACCAACAGGGTGATAAATAAAGGTACAAGCAAATGA
- a CDS encoding uracil-xanthine permease family protein: protein MNYKVEDTPPFTKTLLLSLQYALLVVPSLIIPLFLSHIAGASGRVPIQMVAATLVSTGIVTILQAWRGQWVIGSGFFMPAVSSAIYFPASLFALSIGGLPLLFTMTIIAGLFEMFLGFIFRWLKPFFPSFLTGFVIMLVGISLGMLALHKMLDITHYSQTGYNRNLILGISTALLMFALTIWGKGAIRLIAPLVGIVYGVILAYGLQVFAPIAVVNPGELSWFQIPFPNDVSLRFDWIVVTIFFVSGLTSAIRVTGIVATCQNANYDNSHHFSNKQTQRGIVTDGLGCSIAGLLGAPGISAAPSLVGISLINGVTSRILGYTVGGLLIAMAFFPKCLLIFTFISVPVSGAALFFLGTIMTMSGLQLINADRSSMRINLVLSLCLLIALSHLALVNFYQILPSYMLSVTGSLLSLGVLFAIALNIIINFTYKKPIHLILNENIIKDTNVNDLLREKLRNTGISIALKGKVVDSVGQIVKAICLDYMTQQPIMLEVVCKLEVKITIHYTGHLYHLPQFSNDMDNEDAAFTVGLIRMYTAEQPDHIVYKQDGEKCRLVLTYYHN, encoded by the coding sequence ATGAATTATAAAGTGGAAGATACGCCTCCTTTTACAAAAACCTTGTTGTTGTCTCTGCAGTATGCGCTATTAGTCGTACCTTCCTTGATTATCCCATTATTTTTAAGTCATATCGCAGGGGCATCCGGGCGAGTTCCTATACAAATGGTCGCAGCCACCCTGGTCAGTACCGGCATAGTTACCATATTACAAGCCTGGCGAGGACAATGGGTGATTGGTTCCGGCTTTTTTATGCCCGCGGTATCTTCAGCGATTTATTTTCCAGCTTCATTATTTGCGTTAAGTATCGGCGGTTTACCCCTGTTGTTTACCATGACAATAATAGCCGGCTTGTTTGAAATGTTCCTCGGATTTATTTTTCGCTGGCTAAAGCCTTTTTTTCCTTCGTTTTTAACCGGTTTTGTAATTATGCTGGTCGGTATCAGCCTGGGCATGTTGGCGTTACACAAAATGCTGGACATTACCCACTATAGTCAGACTGGTTATAACCGCAACCTCATTTTAGGCATCTCGACAGCACTACTTATGTTTGCTCTGACCATTTGGGGAAAGGGTGCCATTCGGCTTATCGCCCCTCTTGTTGGTATTGTTTATGGTGTAATTCTCGCCTACGGTTTGCAAGTGTTTGCACCGATAGCCGTAGTAAATCCTGGTGAACTGTCCTGGTTTCAGATCCCTTTTCCCAATGACGTATCGCTCCGGTTCGATTGGATAGTTGTCACCATATTTTTTGTATCGGGATTGACCTCGGCCATTCGAGTTACAGGCATAGTAGCAACCTGTCAAAATGCCAATTACGATAACAGTCATCATTTTAGTAACAAACAGACTCAGAGAGGTATCGTAACCGATGGCCTGGGATGTTCCATAGCTGGTCTTCTCGGCGCTCCCGGCATTTCCGCCGCACCAAGTCTGGTAGGTATCAGCCTCATTAATGGTGTGACAAGCCGAATTTTAGGCTATACGGTTGGTGGCCTTCTTATAGCAATGGCATTTTTTCCCAAATGCCTTCTGATATTTACCTTTATTTCCGTACCTGTCAGCGGCGCAGCACTCTTTTTTCTAGGGACAATTATGACAATGAGTGGTCTGCAGCTTATTAATGCAGACCGTTCCTCCATGCGTATAAACCTGGTTTTGAGCTTATGTTTGCTAATCGCTTTAAGCCATCTGGCTCTGGTCAATTTTTATCAAATTTTACCGAGCTATATGTTATCCGTAACAGGCTCGTTATTATCCCTCGGAGTACTTTTTGCCATCGCCCTCAATATTATTATTAATTTTACTTATAAAAAACCCATCCATTTGATTTTAAATGAAAACATAATCAAAGATACTAATGTGAATGATCTTTTAAGAGAAAAATTACGGAATACGGGCATTTCAATTGCGTTAAAGGGAAAAGTGGTCGATTCCGTAGGACAGATTGTTAAAGCCATTTGCCTGGATTACATGACTCAGCAACCAATAATGCTGGAAGTCGTCTGTAAGCTGGAGGTCAAAATCACTATTCACTACACAGGCCATTTATACCACCTTCCCCAATTTTCCAATGATATGGATAATGAAGACGCGGCGTTCACGGTCGGATTAATCCGGATGTACACCGCGGAACAGCCGGATCATATTGTTTATAAGCAAGATGGGGAAAAATGCAGGCTGGTATTAACCTATTATCATAATTAA
- a CDS encoding cysteine peptidase family C39 domain-containing protein has protein sequence MTTRILTKMRRVKTPVILQLEATECGSTALAILMAHYGKFVTAEEIRSICSVSRNGTTAINLVKAARHYGMSARGYNLEIDELDGVTLPFIVFWKFNHFLIVEGFSAKKVYLNDPAVGSCIVDWEEFEQGFTGVVLEIEPGEHFVPSGEPPSGTFHLLWQRIGHNQIAMLFISLVTLLLILPKTFIPLFIKVFVDDILTNHQNSLIPIIFGGIAMATFIEMLLTWIQKKSLLRLKIKLEMLYTVSFLWHLLHIPIRYFQQRSSGDIVERQEISEKISETLANDIPSALVNTIEIIAYMAVIMILSWPIGILLTLLIVMNFVALVLSKHYLTTLGQRYAQEQGKLYGIEMNGLQIIETIRIGALESIFFNRWLSHYINALQSEQQILWRKTMLGLFPSFINLLTILLVLCFGSYLVIIGQITVGTIIAIQGLAFLVIANLSGLVDFATTINDSRGDLIRLNDVLETTVDPHFTVKNAAGHDFLQKKSPVILKLDAITYSYSPLEPPVIDNLSLTVQRGQRIALVGASGSGKSTLAQLICGLNQVNSGQIFINDYLLSNLNRQELSEFIAYVDQNVFFFEGTLRDNLTFWSQEIADQDIHDLLKLVCLDEEIGSRGGLNMTVSEGGSNLSGGQCQRLEIVRALLHKPELLILDEATASLDLNTESIIYQNFIPLQRTLFIIAHRLHAIQNCDQILVLDKGHIAEAGSHQDLIKSQGIYYEQFRMEKL, from the coding sequence ATGACGACCCGTATTCTGACTAAAATGAGACGTGTCAAGACCCCGGTCATTTTACAACTGGAAGCAACCGAGTGCGGCTCTACTGCACTGGCTATTCTCATGGCTCACTATGGAAAATTTGTGACTGCCGAGGAGATACGTTCTATTTGCAGCGTCTCCCGAAACGGTACCACGGCTATCAATCTGGTAAAAGCGGCACGCCATTATGGCATGTCTGCACGTGGTTATAATCTGGAAATTGATGAATTGGACGGTGTCACCCTGCCCTTTATTGTCTTTTGGAAATTCAATCACTTTTTAATTGTTGAAGGATTTAGCGCAAAAAAAGTCTATTTAAATGATCCGGCTGTTGGTTCCTGTATCGTTGACTGGGAGGAGTTTGAGCAGGGATTTACCGGCGTTGTCCTTGAAATTGAACCTGGTGAACATTTTGTTCCCAGTGGCGAGCCCCCTTCAGGCACCTTCCATTTACTTTGGCAGCGTATTGGACATAATCAAATCGCAATGCTGTTTATCAGCCTGGTTACACTGCTCTTAATTCTTCCTAAAACGTTTATTCCTTTATTTATTAAAGTTTTTGTCGATGACATTTTGACGAACCATCAAAACAGTTTAATCCCAATCATTTTTGGTGGTATTGCAATGGCCACATTCATTGAGATGTTACTGACCTGGATACAAAAAAAATCACTTCTTCGGCTTAAGATAAAGCTGGAAATGCTCTATACAGTATCGTTTCTTTGGCATCTCCTCCATATCCCCATTCGCTATTTTCAACAGCGTTCATCAGGGGATATTGTGGAACGACAGGAAATCAGTGAGAAAATTTCAGAAACACTTGCCAACGACATACCTTCTGCGCTGGTCAATACCATCGAAATAATAGCCTATATGGCAGTAATTATGATTTTAAGCTGGCCAATCGGCATTCTATTAACCTTGTTAATCGTTATGAATTTTGTTGCCCTTGTTCTTTCAAAACACTACTTGACGACTTTGGGCCAACGTTATGCCCAGGAACAGGGAAAGTTGTATGGCATTGAAATGAATGGGTTACAAATTATTGAGACAATCCGCATAGGTGCTCTGGAATCTATTTTCTTTAATCGTTGGTTAAGCCATTACATCAATGCCTTGCAGTCGGAACAACAAATTCTCTGGCGAAAAACAATGCTTGGCTTGTTTCCTTCTTTTATTAATTTACTGACAATCCTGCTCGTTCTTTGTTTCGGTTCCTATCTGGTGATCATTGGTCAAATAACCGTAGGAACCATTATCGCCATACAGGGACTCGCTTTTCTTGTTATTGCAAATTTAAGCGGTTTGGTGGACTTTGCAACCACAATAAATGATAGCCGTGGGGATTTAATTCGTTTGAATGATGTTTTGGAAACAACGGTCGACCCTCATTTTACCGTTAAAAACGCAGCGGGACATGATTTTTTACAGAAAAAATCACCGGTCATTTTAAAACTGGATGCCATCACCTACAGTTACTCGCCTTTGGAGCCACCAGTGATAGATAACCTGTCCTTAACGGTTCAACGTGGGCAACGAATCGCGCTGGTAGGTGCCAGCGGCAGCGGTAAATCAACCCTTGCTCAACTCATTTGTGGTTTAAATCAAGTTAATTCGGGACAAATTTTCATTAACGACTATCTTCTCAGCAATTTAAATCGTCAGGAATTAAGCGAGTTTATTGCTTATGTCGATCAGAATGTTTTTTTCTTCGAAGGAACGTTACGTGACAATTTAACGTTCTGGAGCCAGGAAATAGCCGATCAGGACATTCATGATTTATTAAAACTTGTTTGTCTTGATGAGGAAATTGGCAGCCGTGGTGGTTTAAACATGACGGTATCCGAAGGAGGAAGTAATTTAAGCGGCGGACAGTGTCAACGACTTGAAATTGTCAGGGCATTGTTACACAAGCCGGAACTTCTTATTCTGGATGAAGCTACGGCATCATTGGATCTCAATACCGAATCAATCATTTATCAGAATTTTATCCCTTTACAGCGCACTTTGTTTATTATTGCGCATCGCCTGCATGCGATACAAAATTGCGACCAGATTCTGGTATTGGACAAGGGTCATATTGCAGAAGCAGGAAGTCACCAGGATTTAATAAAGAGCCAGGGAATTTATTATGAACAATTCAGGATGGAAAAGCTATGA
- a CDS encoding ATP-binding cassette domain-containing protein — MNNSHQVPPDCEDVLQEVINHRQQPKSALDFADRCFIISRIIAKNSGLKITIKPGGFSASLSLENLLESVACDNKFRVREFRLKKDWHHFDCGSFIALYKNQPCAFVFQQNKGYILIDPEKEIPVKLTSNMTKYITPQAYTFCPALPDKILKLGTVLHFLLQPFKTEIIYSVVLQLFMSILLLTIPFFTGYLIDSIIPQANLHYLFQTTILFLLVLIVLIIFQLMQTIIFMQLQLKTKYRLQMAIWDRLLRFPLSFFRRFTAGDLHFRCTVVNDIQQELQTGTIQIIVSSLLSLLNLVIMFVINVNLGLTVIALLLIMVIATFLVNLRALREQREVVNQKIKLNSTLLSLITIIAKIRVHHKEHHAFRWWNHFFGKKMIHHQNASRYEYYLQIFSLGWSGLSILVIYGLVFLQGTNLSFGQFIIFNAAFMQFFAAMILLANTVLSSIEIAPIYQKVLPILRQPVEETRPLGNESIFKGDIDFNQVMFRYSGNEKPLFVDFNLTIKPHSFVAIVGPSGAGKSTLLRLLLGLETITSGSIKFNGIDLQKIDGNYLRKHVGAVLQSSRILPGTIFENIAGRNMQMSREQAWDIIKKIGLEQVIHDLPMGIDTFINDGIQTLSGGEMQRIILARAVSSSPHLLLLDEATSALDNKIQYEVQQFLQNLAVTRIVVAHRLSTIRHADIIHVIEKGRCVESGNYQELLRAKGVFFNMIQ, encoded by the coding sequence ATGAACAATAGCCACCAGGTCCCTCCTGATTGCGAAGACGTTTTACAGGAGGTAATTAACCATCGTCAACAGCCGAAAAGCGCACTGGATTTTGCCGATCGATGTTTTATTATTAGCCGAATAATTGCGAAGAATTCAGGATTAAAAATAACAATAAAACCCGGTGGTTTTTCTGCGTCATTATCTCTTGAGAACTTACTGGAATCTGTTGCTTGTGACAACAAATTTCGTGTTCGTGAATTTCGTTTAAAAAAAGATTGGCATCATTTTGATTGCGGCTCATTTATAGCTCTTTATAAAAATCAACCATGCGCGTTTGTTTTCCAGCAAAATAAAGGTTACATTTTGATAGATCCGGAAAAAGAAATCCCTGTAAAATTAACCAGCAACATGACTAAATACATTACACCGCAGGCCTATACATTTTGTCCGGCATTACCAGATAAAATCTTAAAACTTGGAACCGTTCTTCATTTTTTACTACAGCCATTCAAAACAGAAATAATCTACAGTGTCGTGCTTCAACTATTTATGAGTATTTTATTATTAACTATTCCTTTTTTTACCGGTTATCTTATTGACAGCATTATCCCGCAAGCCAACCTGCATTATTTATTCCAGACAACTATTTTATTTTTATTAGTACTGATAGTTCTTATTATTTTTCAATTGATGCAAACGATAATTTTTATGCAGTTACAACTTAAAACCAAATATCGCTTGCAGATGGCCATATGGGATCGTCTGTTGCGATTTCCACTTTCATTTTTTCGCCGCTTTACCGCCGGCGATCTCCATTTCCGTTGCACTGTTGTAAACGATATACAACAAGAGCTTCAGACCGGAACCATTCAAATTATTGTATCTTCCCTGTTGTCTCTGTTAAACCTCGTTATCATGTTTGTCATTAACGTAAATCTGGGTTTAACCGTAATAGCATTACTTTTAATTATGGTTATAGCAACGTTCCTTGTTAATCTAAGAGCATTGCGTGAACAACGGGAAGTGGTCAATCAAAAAATTAAACTTAACAGTACCCTGTTAAGTTTAATCACTATTATTGCCAAGATCCGAGTCCATCATAAAGAACATCACGCATTCCGCTGGTGGAATCATTTTTTTGGTAAAAAAATGATTCATCATCAAAATGCGTCACGCTATGAATATTATTTGCAAATCTTCAGCCTGGGATGGAGCGGGCTTAGTATTCTGGTTATTTATGGTTTGGTATTCCTGCAAGGCACCAATTTAAGTTTTGGGCAATTTATCATTTTTAACGCTGCTTTTATGCAGTTTTTCGCGGCAATGATTCTTTTGGCTAATACCGTACTTTCATCCATAGAAATAGCACCGATTTATCAAAAAGTGTTACCTATTCTTCGCCAACCTGTAGAAGAAACCAGACCACTGGGTAATGAATCCATTTTTAAAGGTGACATTGATTTTAATCAAGTCATGTTCCGTTATTCCGGAAACGAAAAACCCTTGTTCGTTGACTTTAATTTGACTATAAAGCCACATTCTTTCGTTGCTATCGTTGGACCATCCGGTGCCGGTAAGTCTACCTTGTTGCGCTTACTTCTTGGACTGGAAACGATAACCTCCGGTTCGATAAAATTCAATGGCATTGACTTGCAAAAAATTGACGGCAACTATTTACGAAAACATGTTGGTGCCGTGCTGCAATCATCCAGAATTCTTCCTGGTACTATTTTTGAGAATATTGCCGGACGTAACATGCAAATGTCTCGAGAACAAGCATGGGATATAATAAAAAAAATTGGACTTGAACAAGTCATACATGATTTGCCAATGGGCATCGATACATTTATCAACGATGGGATCCAGACCCTTTCAGGCGGAGAAATGCAACGCATTATCCTGGCACGCGCGGTAAGCTCCAGCCCTCACCTTCTCTTGCTGGATGAAGCCACCAGCGCTCTTGATAATAAAATCCAGTATGAGGTTCAGCAGTTTTTACAGAACCTCGCCGTGACTCGTATTGTAGTAGCGCACCGTCTAAGCACCATTCGCCATGCCGATATTATTCATGTCATAGAAAAAGGCCGTTGTGTCGAGTCAGGCAATTATCAGGAATTGCTCCGGGCAAAAGGTGTCTTCTTTAATATGATTCAATAA
- a CDS encoding saccharopine dehydrogenase family protein: protein MTNWMIYGANGYTGELIAREAKVQGLNPILAGRHEHDIKAMADELGFQSLIFDLTDQDNIKKQLAGVSLILNCAGPFSSTSVPMINACLQAGVHYIDITGEIAVFEYANSQHPHAEAANVVLCPGVGFDVIPTDCIAAALKEALPDANQLTLGFDSDSGLSPGTAKTAVEGLALGGRVRLNGKITKVPLAWKTRNIDFGHGEKSAVTIPWGDVSTAYYTTGIPNIEVYIPMSQRNIDILKKANYIRWFLGLTPIQTFLKKKAAKQIGPDPKQRKNLTTYVWGEAKNARGECKVARIKTANGYALTVTGSLTVVEYLLKNNVTGGYITPARLMGANLVTKLPGSSDIQIETL from the coding sequence ATGACGAATTGGATGATTTATGGAGCAAACGGGTATACCGGAGAATTGATAGCAAGGGAAGCCAAAGTACAAGGACTCAATCCAATCCTGGCCGGGCGTCATGAACATGACATTAAAGCCATGGCTGATGAGTTGGGTTTTCAAAGCCTGATTTTCGATTTAACTGATCAAGACAACATCAAGAAACAATTAGCAGGAGTATCACTGATATTAAACTGTGCCGGCCCATTTTCTTCCACAAGCGTTCCCATGATAAACGCCTGTCTTCAAGCAGGCGTTCACTATATCGATATTACTGGCGAGATCGCCGTATTTGAATATGCCAATAGTCAACACCCGCATGCCGAAGCGGCCAATGTCGTACTTTGTCCGGGTGTGGGATTTGATGTCATACCTACCGACTGTATAGCAGCCGCTTTAAAGGAGGCGCTGCCTGACGCCAACCAGCTAACCCTGGGATTTGACTCCGACTCCGGGCTATCCCCTGGCACGGCAAAAACAGCGGTAGAAGGCCTGGCGCTTGGAGGAAGAGTCCGCTTGAATGGCAAAATTACAAAAGTACCACTTGCCTGGAAAACTCGTAACATTGATTTTGGACATGGTGAAAAATCGGCTGTGACTATCCCCTGGGGGGATGTCAGCACAGCTTATTACACAACCGGTATACCAAATATTGAAGTGTATATACCAATGTCTCAAAGAAACATAGATATTCTAAAGAAAGCGAATTATATCCGCTGGTTTTTAGGGCTAACACCTATACAAACTTTTCTTAAAAAGAAAGCGGCCAAACAAATTGGTCCAGATCCCAAGCAACGTAAAAACCTTACAACTTATGTTTGGGGAGAAGCTAAAAACGCCAGGGGAGAGTGCAAGGTAGCGCGAATTAAAACGGCCAATGGCTATGCCTTGACCGTCACCGGCAGCTTAACCGTGGTTGAATATCTGCTAAAAAATAATGTGACGGGTGGCTATATAACCCCCGCGCGATTAATGGGAGCCAATCTTGTCACAAAACTGCCAGGAAGTAGTGACATACAAATAGAGACTTTGTAG
- a CDS encoding protein kinase domain-containing protein, translated as MGKSEEDNEIDKRGTLFSVQQKSGEITCFFSDFSQLLGTGEAGDVYKGYRCSPKEARADHGHCRINESELTVFKDQPVAIKSYKEGKMPSAYQVARTSIATFDLEDRTVLIMEFLDGFQIAPDFTDNKEISRFTFLQTVDVAWQLVLGLNQLHYRNTSWIPVVHGDVSGSNIKIKKRTEKSIDVHFLDYDYTKPISSIPQQPQGTPEFIALEVLDGYYSEASDFYALTPVLLSLFGAKNPLQKMFDYRDAHTDMAVEDLIKRYTDIGFCSEGMFSQFKPEPPLHICKLLDNFIKKMGAKDKHSRPSPEAILEFFTSLRQWCLANEAGDVDTEYYLLRLGIASNNEHWLREERYLTLFAELPENMQERLIDLMSPEHYTCLYKWLSLHYQDCNILPRLEKIITSALMEKSTTIKTPSKLHGMFKAPVTQKEISWLLTCFANRDETGFFLPESRTCRKKLEQCKEPDLAPLISALMYGLQQRQQFEIKHCG; from the coding sequence ATGGGAAAATCAGAAGAAGACAATGAGATCGATAAACGCGGCACTCTTTTTTCAGTGCAACAAAAAAGTGGAGAGATAACCTGTTTCTTCAGTGATTTTTCCCAATTACTTGGAACTGGTGAGGCGGGTGATGTTTATAAAGGATATCGATGTAGTCCCAAAGAGGCGAGAGCAGACCACGGTCATTGTCGGATTAACGAGAGTGAACTCACTGTTTTTAAAGACCAACCGGTCGCCATAAAAAGTTACAAGGAAGGTAAAATGCCTTCGGCGTATCAGGTAGCCAGAACTAGTATTGCGACGTTTGATCTGGAAGATAGAACGGTTCTTATTATGGAATTCCTCGACGGATTTCAGATTGCCCCGGATTTTACAGACAATAAAGAGATCAGCCGTTTCACTTTTTTGCAAACCGTTGATGTTGCATGGCAGCTGGTTTTAGGGCTGAATCAGTTGCATTATAGAAACACCAGTTGGATTCCTGTCGTTCATGGTGATGTTAGTGGTTCAAATATTAAAATTAAAAAAAGAACTGAAAAATCGATTGATGTTCATTTCCTGGATTATGATTATACAAAGCCAATTTCCTCTATACCACAGCAGCCTCAGGGGACACCCGAGTTCATCGCCCTGGAAGTACTGGATGGGTATTATTCCGAGGCCAGTGATTTCTATGCGCTAACCCCCGTGCTGTTAAGTCTTTTCGGTGCTAAAAATCCTCTTCAAAAAATGTTTGACTATCGAGACGCCCATACGGATATGGCTGTCGAAGATTTAATAAAACGATACACCGACATCGGCTTTTGTTCGGAAGGTATGTTTAGTCAATTTAAACCGGAACCTCCTTTGCATATCTGCAAATTACTGGACAATTTCATTAAAAAAATGGGCGCTAAAGACAAGCATTCGCGTCCTTCGCCCGAAGCTATACTGGAATTCTTTACCTCTTTACGACAGTGGTGTCTGGCTAATGAAGCGGGTGATGTGGACACCGAGTATTATCTTCTGCGACTTGGTATAGCCTCTAATAATGAACACTGGCTGCGGGAGGAGAGATACCTGACGTTGTTTGCCGAATTGCCGGAAAATATGCAGGAGCGGCTCATTGATTTAATGAGTCCCGAACACTACACCTGTCTTTATAAATGGTTATCCCTTCATTATCAGGACTGTAATATTCTGCCCAGATTAGAGAAAATCATAACCTCAGCTTTAATGGAAAAAAGTACCACCATTAAAACTCCGTCAAAGTTGCATGGTATGTTTAAGGCGCCTGTAACGCAAAAAGAAATAAGCTGGTTGCTGACATGTTTTGCAAATCGTGACGAAACCGGGTTTTTTTTACCTGAAAGCAGAACCTGCAGAAAAAAACTGGAACAATGCAAGGAGCCTGATCTAGCGCCTTTAATTTCTGCGCTTATGTATGGATTGCAACAACGTCAACAATTTGAAATAAAGCACTGCGGATAA